A genomic stretch from Deinococcus wulumuqiensis R12 includes:
- a CDS encoding prepilin-type N-terminal cleavage/methylation domain-containing protein produces MKKHGFTLIEILIGLALMTLVFATVTVLITRSAQAGRQSSVQAAANTSVTKLGEQLGRDLSSGQVILQAAGQRRLDLLRLGARTPLTLAEGASRKNTSRLTVKGNPLAALSGKPVVVVSSTGDYLLTRVAQVTPAGANSEVVFSCLVSLPGNLSVYPFTALSLEETASGLRRTEEGAAQIVGSNVQKVRFEPVYGTVTGVFYPTPMNPVSHHAGERLSAVNYALTSGGEHPITSAGTARLSLVGLRERGCNENPAAPANNLGKLQVNVLYKGGTTGPAGVTPGVGVSGPSTSSNINTWTRQTFENLDAGTYSVSAPSLTSGERIYDATVTGNPATVGNGKQGTVNVNYLVRKGKITLDISGLPSPPPASGAVRFSGPENLSVPAQNGTPQVELTPGDYAVTADPIGEYEPEISTPNLHVTSSTNDTITVTYGIPKGSVNLQITGLPTPPPATGYVQVTGPESKTIAAQSGTTSLTLKRGEYTVTADQVGEYEPSISSSTVTVGKNTSTTVTVSYAIPSGPLALTVQGLPAGNSAALSVSGPVSQTVTVASGTTQTVNLQQGNYTITAPEVTVGGTKYLPSPASGTVSLGKGGAGHTVTYAADAGNTGNGPGGNGGNMGNPPTTTLKKGEAMLTVNYDSQSLDALERFWSLNARGQALWDYSQVESPRPLSTTPGIPAYGSFSILVRSETPYALGVPSTVSTERCKQPDEGSNGEVVCTRLGQDFSPQLSYGSGFLSMTVSPEKYQGFTKETLEALAGGSLFMLKDQSVGVINLTFNGFGSTGGGAQCAPDEVWDTFNKTCTKRWF; encoded by the coding sequence ATGAAAAAACACGGTTTTACACTGATAGAAATCCTGATTGGCCTGGCGCTAATGACATTGGTGTTTGCCACCGTCACGGTGCTCATCACCCGCAGCGCCCAGGCCGGACGGCAAAGCAGCGTTCAGGCCGCCGCCAACACCAGCGTCACCAAGCTCGGTGAGCAGCTCGGGCGCGACCTGAGCAGTGGGCAGGTGATTCTTCAGGCCGCTGGACAGCGCCGACTCGACCTGCTGCGGCTGGGAGCGCGCACGCCGCTGACCCTGGCGGAAGGCGCGTCCCGCAAGAACACCAGCCGCCTGACCGTCAAGGGCAACCCACTCGCGGCCCTGAGCGGCAAGCCCGTGGTGGTGGTGAGCAGCACCGGGGACTATCTCCTGACCCGCGTCGCTCAGGTCACGCCTGCCGGGGCCAACTCGGAGGTGGTGTTTTCCTGTCTGGTGAGCTTGCCGGGGAACCTCAGCGTGTATCCCTTCACGGCGCTGAGCCTGGAAGAAACGGCGTCGGGCCTGCGGCGCACCGAGGAAGGCGCGGCGCAGATTGTGGGCAGCAATGTCCAGAAGGTGCGCTTCGAGCCGGTCTACGGCACGGTCACGGGCGTCTTTTATCCCACGCCGATGAACCCGGTCAGCCACCACGCCGGGGAGCGCCTGAGCGCCGTGAACTACGCGCTGACCTCGGGCGGCGAGCACCCCATCACCTCGGCAGGCACGGCCCGGCTCAGTCTGGTGGGCCTCCGGGAGCGGGGCTGCAACGAGAACCCGGCAGCGCCCGCGAACAACCTCGGCAAGCTCCAGGTCAACGTGCTGTATAAGGGCGGAACGACCGGGCCAGCGGGTGTGACCCCCGGCGTGGGTGTGAGTGGCCCCAGCACGTCGAGCAACATCAACACCTGGACCCGGCAGACCTTCGAGAACCTCGACGCCGGGACGTACTCGGTCTCCGCCCCCAGCCTCACCAGCGGCGAACGGATATACGACGCCACCGTGACGGGCAACCCGGCGACGGTCGGCAACGGCAAACAGGGCACGGTGAACGTGAACTATCTGGTCCGCAAGGGCAAAATCACCCTCGACATCTCCGGCCTGCCCAGTCCGCCCCCGGCGAGTGGCGCGGTGCGCTTTTCTGGCCCCGAGAACCTGAGTGTTCCGGCCCAGAACGGCACGCCCCAGGTGGAACTCACCCCCGGCGATTACGCGGTCACGGCGGACCCGATTGGCGAGTACGAGCCGGAAATCAGCACTCCCAACCTGCACGTCACCAGCTCGACGAACGACACCATCACCGTGACCTACGGGATTCCCAAAGGCAGCGTCAACCTGCAAATCACGGGCCTGCCGACCCCTCCCCCGGCGACAGGCTACGTGCAGGTCACGGGGCCGGAAAGCAAGACCATCGCCGCCCAGAGCGGCACGACCAGCCTGACGCTGAAACGGGGCGAGTACACCGTCACGGCGGACCAGGTGGGCGAGTACGAACCAAGCATCAGCAGCAGCACCGTGACGGTGGGCAAGAACACCTCCACGACGGTGACGGTAAGCTACGCGATTCCGAGCGGCCCCCTGGCCTTGACGGTGCAGGGCCTGCCTGCGGGGAACAGCGCGGCGCTTTCGGTCAGTGGCCCGGTGAGCCAGACAGTGACGGTGGCGAGCGGCACGACGCAGACGGTGAACTTGCAGCAGGGCAATTACACGATTACGGCCCCTGAAGTGACGGTGGGGGGCACGAAGTACCTGCCCAGCCCGGCCAGCGGCACGGTGAGCCTCGGGAAAGGCGGGGCGGGGCACACGGTGACGTATGCGGCGGATGCGGGGAACACGGGGAACGGGCCTGGAGGTAACGGCGGAAACATGGGCAACCCCCCGACTACCACTCTCAAAAAAGGCGAAGCCATGCTGACCGTCAACTATGACAGTCAGAGCCTGGATGCACTTGAGAGATTTTGGAGCCTCAATGCCAGGGGACAGGCGTTGTGGGATTATTCCCAGGTGGAAAGTCCACGTCCGCTCTCCACAACACCGGGCATCCCCGCCTACGGCAGTTTCAGCATTCTTGTTCGCTCCGAAACACCCTATGCCTTGGGGGTGCCATCAACGGTCTCGACAGAGAGATGCAAACAACCCGATGAGGGGTCGAATGGTGAAGTCGTCTGCACCCGACTGGGCCAGGACTTTAGCCCTCAGCTGTCTTATGGTTCAGGCTTTCTCTCCATGACGGTAAGCCCCGAGAAATACCAGGGCTTTACGAAAGAAACCCTGGAAGCACTCGCAGGGGGTTCCTTATTCATGCTCAAAGACCAGTCTGTAGGAGTCATCAATCTGACCTTTAACGGTTTCGGGTCAACAGGAGGCGGTGCTCAGTGCGCCCCCGATGAAGTCTGGGACACCTTCAACAAAACATGCACGAAACGGTGGTTCTGA
- a CDS encoding CAP domain-containing protein has product MKYAFPLLTLTLLLTGCTDITTPNPNPGDGGGVVTPIGSFTLSVPASLSVPLGQAVTLTPQVSLSNYSGSVSLDASAPGLNLTRNGDSFLLTPTATGSYAVTVTARGSDGQTQTAVTVVTVTSAEQPQPQPQPQPKPVFLPGAGAPVGSGDGTKEGTVYVSPSAQEVEVLNLVNEVRTKGTLNGTPATAGTCVDGGFSPRPALTYNGLFAFAARKHAAYMSNVGYEGHSESQTGSPFFYGATPRDRVVRAYRELAGLDKNYVGENDTYAGGELAGVGTNSPTAFAMVNWWMHSSAHCTALMDSTIRQFGAGHQKGVLSTNQDLWTLVVGK; this is encoded by the coding sequence ATGAAATACGCATTTCCTCTGCTCACCCTGACCCTCCTTCTCACGGGCTGCACCGACATCACCACACCCAATCCCAACCCCGGCGACGGCGGCGGCGTCGTGACCCCCATCGGCAGCTTTACCCTGAGCGTTCCGGCCAGCCTCAGTGTGCCACTGGGTCAGGCGGTCACGCTGACCCCCCAGGTGTCGCTGAGCAACTACAGCGGTTCCGTGTCGCTCGACGCTTCGGCTCCCGGCCTGAACCTCACCCGCAACGGCGACAGCTTCCTCCTGACCCCCACCGCCACCGGCAGCTACGCCGTTACCGTCACCGCGCGGGGCAGCGACGGCCAGACCCAAACGGCGGTCACGGTGGTCACGGTCACGTCCGCCGAGCAGCCTCAGCCGCAGCCGCAACCCCAACCCAAGCCCGTCTTTCTCCCCGGTGCAGGTGCGCCTGTGGGCAGTGGCGACGGCACCAAGGAAGGCACCGTCTACGTCAGCCCCTCGGCCCAGGAAGTCGAGGTGCTGAATCTGGTCAACGAAGTCCGCACCAAAGGCACGCTGAACGGCACTCCGGCCACCGCAGGGACGTGCGTGGACGGCGGCTTCTCGCCCCGGCCCGCGCTGACCTACAACGGCCTGTTCGCGTTCGCGGCCAGGAAGCACGCGGCGTACATGAGCAATGTGGGCTACGAAGGCCACAGTGAGTCCCAGACGGGCAGTCCGTTCTTCTATGGCGCTACCCCGCGTGACCGGGTGGTGCGGGCGTACCGGGAGCTGGCTGGACTGGACAAGAATTACGTGGGGGAAAATGACACCTATGCGGGCGGGGAGTTGGCTGGCGTTGGTACGAACAGCCCTACCGCCTTTGCAATGGTGAACTGGTGGATGCACAGTTCCGCTCACTGCACGGCCCTGATGGATTCCACTATTCGGCAATTTGGAGCTGGTCACCAGAAAGGCGTCTTGTCTACCAATCAGGATTTGTGGACATTGGTTGTTGGTAAGTGA
- a CDS encoding type II secretion system protein yields the protein MKSSREGFSLVEVLIAVTLIALVLGSVVASNVRLAEMNSRAEVQTAQASAAEGIAQLYVGDVPADGEVRSGRVSTALPLRAMPEEDKAIWNVLEYRLQRSGNTLTIEISRSDVSPDPNPLRIEVGL from the coding sequence ATGAAAAGCAGCCGTGAAGGATTCAGTCTGGTCGAAGTGCTCATCGCCGTGACGCTGATTGCCCTGGTGCTGGGCAGTGTCGTGGCAAGCAATGTCCGGCTGGCCGAGATGAACAGCCGGGCCGAAGTGCAGACCGCGCAAGCAAGCGCGGCTGAAGGCATCGCGCAGCTGTACGTGGGCGACGTGCCCGCAGACGGTGAAGTGCGTTCAGGCCGCGTGAGTACCGCGCTGCCGCTGCGGGCCATGCCCGAAGAGGACAAGGCCATCTGGAACGTTCTTGAGTACCGGCTTCAAAGAAGCGGCAACACCCTGACCATCGAAATCTCAAGAAGTGACGTCTCCCCTGACCCCAACCCCTTACGCATCGAGGTGGGCCTATGA
- a CDS encoding RNA-guided endonuclease InsQ/TnpB family protein — translation MQTTTHLKTFRYRLRPTKAQEVALLEQLRLCRGLYNAALQERRDAYRKAGKTVTGYDQMKYLTEIKAALPEYAGIYSQVLQDVLKRLEKAFKAFFRRVKAGQTPGYPRFKGAGWYDSICYPQSGFSVSDKTAFFSKIGNIRIRLHRPLEGKLKTATIRRECGEWYVSYVCEVEAAPLPATSSQVGVDVGTTWFCITSDGEFVENPRHFQRGMKRLRVAQRTLSRRKRGSNRRKKAKAAVAKLHRKVARQRLDFHHKTAAKLIRENDLVAHEALNVLGMGKGNLARSIHDVGWGQFFSLLSLKAASAGRTVIAVDPRYTSQTCHECGHACRENRIGQAKFRCVNCGHTANADHNAAKNILARALPSVQNVEVMRGLRSPGLQSGE, via the coding sequence ATCCAGACTACCACGCACTTAAAGACGTTTCGCTATCGTCTGCGCCCCACGAAGGCTCAGGAAGTCGCCCTGCTGGAGCAACTGAGGCTCTGCCGAGGGTTGTACAACGCCGCCTTGCAGGAACGCCGGGATGCCTACCGCAAAGCCGGGAAGACCGTCACGGGGTACGACCAGATGAAATACCTGACGGAAATCAAGGCCGCGCTGCCGGAATACGCGGGCATCTATTCGCAGGTGCTTCAAGACGTTCTCAAGCGACTGGAGAAGGCATTCAAGGCGTTCTTTCGCAGAGTCAAGGCAGGCCAGACACCGGGCTATCCACGCTTCAAAGGCGCGGGTTGGTACGACTCCATCTGCTATCCGCAATCCGGGTTCAGCGTGTCCGACAAGACCGCGTTCTTCTCAAAAATCGGGAACATCCGAATCCGGCTGCACCGTCCTTTGGAAGGCAAACTCAAGACGGCCACCATCCGCCGGGAATGCGGGGAGTGGTACGTCAGCTACGTGTGCGAGGTGGAAGCTGCCCCGCTGCCCGCTACGAGCAGTCAGGTGGGCGTGGACGTGGGCACCACATGGTTCTGCATCACCTCCGATGGCGAGTTCGTGGAGAATCCCCGGCACTTTCAGCGGGGTATGAAGCGGCTCCGGGTGGCGCAGCGCACACTCAGCCGCAGGAAACGCGGTTCCAATCGCCGGAAGAAGGCCAAAGCTGCTGTCGCCAAGTTGCATCGCAAAGTGGCCCGGCAACGGCTGGACTTCCACCACAAGACGGCTGCCAAGCTCATCCGAGAGAACGACTTGGTAGCGCACGAAGCCCTCAACGTGTTGGGGATGGGCAAGGGCAACCTCGCCCGGTCAATCCACGATGTCGGGTGGGGCCAGTTCTTCTCTCTCCTGTCCCTCAAGGCTGCAAGTGCCGGACGGACAGTTATCGCCGTAGACCCCCGCTACACCTCGCAGACGTGCCACGAGTGCGGTCACGCCTGCCGAGAGAACCGGATAGGGCAGGCGAAGTTCAGGTGCGTAAACTGTGGTCATACGGCGAATGCCGACCACAACGCGGCCAAGAACATCCTGGCAAGGGCCTTGCCATCAGTCCAGAACGTAGAAGTCATGCGTGGACTGAGAAGCCCCGGACTTCAGTCCGGGGAGTAG
- a CDS encoding pilus assembly FimT family protein, whose amino-acid sequence MKREGYTLMEMLVVLAILGLILTLVVPRFAQTRPDASATALSLSSYLNSASSYAGSHEQHLCLTLAGDRIRGPWEHEFIVPQGLSVSFPSFCYDQKGRVPSQQVIRITDAEDSSNAARVVVGAGYGNARPE is encoded by the coding sequence GTGAAGCGTGAGGGCTACACCCTCATGGAGATGCTGGTCGTCCTGGCGATTCTGGGCCTCATCCTGACGCTGGTCGTCCCCAGGTTTGCCCAGACCCGGCCAGATGCGAGCGCGACGGCCCTCAGTCTGAGCAGCTACCTCAACAGCGCCTCATCCTACGCAGGCAGCCACGAGCAGCACCTGTGTCTGACCCTGGCAGGAGACAGGATTCGTGGCCCCTGGGAGCATGAATTCATCGTCCCGCAGGGGTTGAGCGTTTCGTTTCCCTCCTTCTGTTATGACCAAAAAGGAAGGGTTCCGAGTCAACAAGTGATTCGGATTACCGATGCCGAGGACAGTTCAAATGCCGCCCGTGTCGTTGTCGGCGCGGGGTACGGCAATGCGAGGCCCGAATGA